CCTGATGCCGCTCAGCAATGTGCACGGTCTGCAGCCGGGGCTTGCCGTCTGTGCGGTGCCCGAGATTAGACCGCCGTTGTACGACGAACCGGCCGATAGTGGCGGTACGGGGCGTATGCTGGGCCGCAAGGTGCCGGTGGGTATGTCGCTGCTGGGGCGGGTAGTGGATTCGCTGGGTCGGCCGCTGGACGGCGGTGCCGAGCCGATGGCCGAGGCGCTGTATCCGCTGTACAGCCAGCCGCTGAATCCGCTGCGGCGCTCACCGGTGCGCGATGTACTGGATGTCGGCGTGCGCGCGATCAACGGTCTGCTGACGGTGGGGCGCGGCCAACGTTTGGGCCTGTTTGCCGGCTCCGGTGTCGGCAAATCGGTGCTGCTGGGCATGATGGCGCGCTTTACCCGTGCCGATGTGGTGGTGGTCGGCCTGATCGGCGAACGGGGGCGCGAGGTCAAGGATTTCATCGAGCATATCCTCGGTGCGGAAGGCCTTGCGCGCTCGGTGGTGGTGGCGGCACCGGCGGATTCGCCGCCGCTGATGCGCTTGCACGGTGCCGCCTATGCGACCGCGCTGGCCGAGTACTACCGTGACCAGGGTCTGGACGTGTTGCTGCTGATGGACTCGGTGACCCGCTACGCGATGGCGCAGCGCGAAATCGCCCTCGCCATCGGCGAGCCGCCGGTCAGCAAGGGCTATCCGCCGTCGGTGTTCGCCAAGCTGCCGCAGCTGATCGAGCGCGCAGGCAATGCCGAAGCTGGCGCCGGCTCCATTACCGCGTTCTATACCGTGCTGTCCGAGGGTGATGACCAGCAGGATCCGGTGGCCGATTCGGCGCGTGCCATTCTCGATGGCCACTTCGTGCTGACCCGCGAGCTGGCCGAGTCTGGCCACTACCCGGCCATCGACATCGAACAGTCCATTTCACGGGTGATGGTCGACGTCACCACTCCGCATCACGTCAATCTGGCGCGCCGCTTCAAGCAGCTGTTCTCGCGTTACCAGCGCAGTCGCGACCTGATCAATGTCGGCGCCTATGTGCCCGGTTCCGATCCGCTACTGGACGAGGCGATGCGCCGTCATCTGCAACTGGTCGGCTTCCTGACCCAGCCGATGAACGAATACCACGACTTTGCCTCCTGCCTGACGCAGCTTGAGCAAGTGCTGACTGCCTAAGGCTAGGCCATGAGCAAATTCGACCTGCTGATCCGGCTGGCACAAGACAAGCTGGACGAGGCTGCCAAGCGCATGAAGCAGGCGCAGCAGGCGCAAACGCAGGCGGAGGCGACGCTGCGGCAAGTGGATACCTTTCTGGCCGACTACCAGCAGCGGGTGCTGCACATGGCGCAGCGTGGCCTGGCGGTCGGGCAGTGGCGGGATGCGCGCCTGTTTCTGGTCAAGCTGGAGGAGGCGCGGCAACAGCAGCAGCACGAGCTGGATCGTTGCGTGCAGCGTTTCCTGTTGGAGAAGCAGGCCTGGCTTGGCCTGCGCAAGCAGGTGAAGTCTTATCAGGTGCTGCAGGAGCGCGAAGCGGAGCGCCTGAGCGTGCGCCAGCGCAAGGCCGAACAGAAACAGATGGACGAATTTGCTGCCCGCATCAGCTCCCAGGACAAGGCTGAGTAACGCACTCTGCTGATTGGCACAATTCATGCTTTTGTCGGAGTGATGACAATAAGGAGCATGTCTAAATGGCCATTACCGTCCAGTCCGTTTTAAACCTGAGCGACAGCTCGGCTACCCCGAGCCAGGGCTATGTCAGCACTCCGGACTCCCCTTTTGCCATGTTCTTTGCCAACCAGTTGCAGGCATTCACCCTCGGCCAGCCGGGCGTGGTGGCGGCCGGCGACAGCGCGCTGCTGGACGGTATCGGTCAGCAACCGCGCGCTGCCACTGCCGCGGCGCAAGACGCGTCCTTGCTGTTGGGCGGTTTGTTCATGCCCGGCAATGCCGCGACCAACCCGCTGACCAGCGCTGCCGGCAAGGAGGCCGCAGCGCTTTCCTCCCTGTCTGACCCCGCGGCGCTCGGCGAAGCGCTGGCGGCGGAAGAGTTGGCCGCACTGGCCGGTGCCAAAACCAAGGCCACCAAAGGCGGCGAGACGGCCGGCGCATTGTCGGAACTGGCCGCGCTGACCGGTGATGCCGCCGCTGACGAAGCGCCGGCGCTGCCGGGACTGCTGGCCGCTGCCAGCAGCGACAAGCGGGTGCAACGGGCTTTGAAGGATGATGGCCTGTCCGCCGCGGTGGCGGTGCGGCTGGCCATGCGCGAGGCGGAAGCGGCCGAGGCCGGTTCCGAAGTGAAAACCTTGCCGCCGGCGCTTGCCGCCGGGCGGCAGGAATTGCCGACCGACTTGTCTGCCACTGGCGCCGGCGCCGGCAAGGAGCTGAAGGAGGTGCTGCTGGGCGGCACCATGGATCGCAGCAAGCAGTGGGGCGAAGCCTTTGGCCAGCAAGTGGTGAAGGCGGTCGAACGGCAGCTGGACTCCGCGCGCTTCCATGTCACTCCGGAAAAGCTGGGGCCGATCGAAGTCCAGATCTCCATGAACAAGGAGCAGGCGCAGATCGTGGTGACCACCTCCAACCTGATGGCCAAGGAGATCGTCGAGAGTCACCTGCCGACGCTGTCGCGGATGATGGAGCAGGCCGGCCTGCAGCTGGCCGATGCCCAGGTCTCCTCGCAGCAGCAGGGCCAGCAACAGCACGGCCAGCAGGCGCAGCAGCAGCGCGGCCGCGCCCAATCCGAGGCGATGTTGCCGCTGACTGAGCTGGAGTCCGCTGCACCGGCGGCGGCCATCTCCTCCGGCCTGAGCGTGACCGCCTGATTGGCCTGTCGTGCCGCGGGCTAAAACAAGGTTGGCCGCAAGCGGAAAGCGGCTTGCTGTTTCCCTGGAAATCTACTAAATGGCTGTTCAACTCGACAAGAAATGGAGAAAATAGGGGTTAAGCATTTCTTTTAAACGAGAGCAGGTATTGTCATGGCCGAAAAAGATAAAAAAGAAGACGTTAAAGAAGCCAAGCCCGCGGCAGGAGGCAATAACAAACTACTCTTGGTTGTCATCGTGTTACTGGTGCTGGTACTGGCCGCGGTGGGCGGTCTGGCCGCCTATGTGTTCCTGAGCAACAAGTCGGCCGGTGCCGATGCCAGCCACGCCACCGCCGAGCATGCGCCGGAAAAGAAAGAGAAAAAAGAAGGCCCGCCGGTGTTCGAGAAGCTGGAACCGTTTGTCGTCAACCTGAGCGGTGGCTCGTCGATGCTGCA
The nucleotide sequence above comes from Vogesella indigofera. Encoded proteins:
- a CDS encoding flagellar basal body-associated FliL family protein, whose translation is MAEKDKKEDVKEAKPAAGGNNKLLLVVIVLLVLVLAAVGGLAAYVFLSNKSAGADASHATAEHAPEKKEKKEGPPVFEKLEPFVVNLSGGSSMLQIELQAELYDEAAKNNMKAYLPKIRSALILLLSAKTEEELQSADGKIKLKAQIKKIINESMDAGEEEPVENVLFTSFIIQLQ
- the fliJ gene encoding flagellar export protein FliJ: MSKFDLLIRLAQDKLDEAAKRMKQAQQAQTQAEATLRQVDTFLADYQQRVLHMAQRGLAVGQWRDARLFLVKLEEARQQQQHELDRCVQRFLLEKQAWLGLRKQVKSYQVLQEREAERLSVRQRKAEQKQMDEFAARISSQDKAE
- the fliI gene encoding flagellar protein export ATPase FliI — its product is MSMLIERQRDFLRRCEQALRPLPTWQAEGRLTRVTGLVMEAVGLRLPVGSACQIMVSADYQAEAEVVGFAGDRLYLMPLSNVHGLQPGLAVCAVPEIRPPLYDEPADSGGTGRMLGRKVPVGMSLLGRVVDSLGRPLDGGAEPMAEALYPLYSQPLNPLRRSPVRDVLDVGVRAINGLLTVGRGQRLGLFAGSGVGKSVLLGMMARFTRADVVVVGLIGERGREVKDFIEHILGAEGLARSVVVAAPADSPPLMRLHGAAYATALAEYYRDQGLDVLLLMDSVTRYAMAQREIALAIGEPPVSKGYPPSVFAKLPQLIERAGNAEAGAGSITAFYTVLSEGDDQQDPVADSARAILDGHFVLTRELAESGHYPAIDIEQSISRVMVDVTTPHHVNLARRFKQLFSRYQRSRDLINVGAYVPGSDPLLDEAMRRHLQLVGFLTQPMNEYHDFASCLTQLEQVLTA
- a CDS encoding flagellar hook-length control protein FliK, yielding MAITVQSVLNLSDSSATPSQGYVSTPDSPFAMFFANQLQAFTLGQPGVVAAGDSALLDGIGQQPRAATAAAQDASLLLGGLFMPGNAATNPLTSAAGKEAAALSSLSDPAALGEALAAEELAALAGAKTKATKGGETAGALSELAALTGDAAADEAPALPGLLAAASSDKRVQRALKDDGLSAAVAVRLAMREAEAAEAGSEVKTLPPALAAGRQELPTDLSATGAGAGKELKEVLLGGTMDRSKQWGEAFGQQVVKAVERQLDSARFHVTPEKLGPIEVQISMNKEQAQIVVTTSNLMAKEIVESHLPTLSRMMEQAGLQLADAQVSSQQQGQQQHGQQAQQQRGRAQSEAMLPLTELESAAPAAAISSGLSVTA